The following coding sequences lie in one Clostridium sp. M62/1 genomic window:
- a CDS encoding ParA family protein has translation MRIVAVANQKGGVGKTTTSQALTAGLADKGYKVLGIDLDPQGNLSSACGSVNYNVPTIYELMKREVTAEETIQHMNGGYDIIPSNIMLAGAEQELSQTGKEHRLKEAIAAVSDNYDYIIVDTPPSLGVLTVNAFTAASDILIPTTAGIFATTGINQLNETVKSVQKYCNPNVKITGILFTRFNPRANISKQIKELTEQLSQYISAPIYKTYIRSAVAVEEAQANRVDIFDYAEKSTVSEDYKAFIEEFLKGEQE, from the coding sequence ATGAGAATTGTAGCTGTGGCTAATCAAAAAGGGGGCGTTGGTAAAACGACAACCTCACAAGCCTTGACCGCAGGGTTAGCAGATAAGGGATATAAAGTACTGGGAATTGACCTTGACCCACAGGGAAATCTTTCTTCTGCTTGCGGTTCGGTGAATTATAACGTACCGACTATTTATGAGCTGATGAAACGGGAAGTGACCGCAGAGGAAACGATCCAGCACATGAACGGTGGATATGATATAATCCCCTCAAATATCATGCTTGCAGGAGCAGAACAGGAGCTTTCACAGACAGGAAAGGAACATAGGCTGAAAGAAGCGATTGCCGCCGTATCGGATAACTATGATTATATCATTGTTGATACGCCGCCCTCGTTGGGTGTGCTGACGGTCAACGCATTTACAGCGGCAAGTGATATTCTGATACCTACAACGGCAGGAATATTTGCGACTACGGGAATTAACCAGCTTAATGAAACTGTAAAGAGCGTACAGAAGTATTGCAACCCGAATGTGAAGATAACGGGTATTTTGTTTACTCGTTTCAATCCGAGGGCAAATATCAGCAAGCAGATAAAGGAACTTACGGAGCAGTTGAGCCAGTATATTTCTGCACCGATTTATAAGACCTATATCCGTTCTGCAGTAGCAGTGGAAGAAGCACAGGCGAACAGGGTAGATATATTTGACTATGCAGAAAAATCAACGGTATCAGAGGACTACAAAGCCTTTATAGAGGAATTTCTGAAAGGAGAGCAGGAGTAA
- a CDS encoding Txe/YoeB family addiction module toxin, with protein sequence MRLLWEDRAWSDYLYWQTQDKKTLKRINGLIKDIQRSTFEGIGKPEPLKENLSGMWSRRIDDTNRIVYYEKDEIIYIVSCKGHYED encoded by the coding sequence ATGAGGTTGCTATGGGAAGATAGAGCGTGGAGTGATTATCTGTATTGGCAGACGCAGGATAAGAAAACGCTGAAAAGAATTAACGGACTTATCAAGGATATTCAGAGAAGCACCTTTGAGGGTATCGGGAAGCCTGAACCGCTAAAGGAAAATCTAAGCGGTATGTGGAGCAGGCGTATTGATGATACCAACAGAATTGTTTACTATGAGAAAGACGAGATAATCTATATTGTTTCGTGCAAAGGGCATTATGAAGATTGA
- a CDS encoding type II toxin-antitoxin system RelB/DinJ family antitoxin: MSQAVNVNFKLDADVKKSMEQACSELGLSMSAAFTVFAKKVGREKRIPFEVSVDPFYSDSNIRYLENIVSDIKDGKAHFAEHDLIEVD; encoded by the coding sequence ATGTCACAGGCAGTTAATGTTAATTTCAAGCTGGACGCAGATGTAAAAAAGAGCATGGAACAGGCGTGTTCTGAATTAGGTCTTTCCATGAGTGCGGCGTTCACTGTGTTTGCTAAAAAAGTAGGCAGAGAAAAGCGTATTCCTTTTGAGGTATCGGTAGACCCGTTTTATTCTGATAGCAATATCCGTTATTTGGAAAATATCGTGAGTGATATTAAGGACGGCAAAGCCCATTTCGCAGAGCATGACTTGATAGAGGTGGACTAA